The Belonocnema kinseyi isolate 2016_QV_RU_SX_M_011 chromosome 2, B_treatae_v1, whole genome shotgun sequence nucleotide sequence GAAAATACCAGTTTTCGATGTCAAatgccaacataacctaaaatacttaaaaaattgtggatcttattctttgaaatctaatgaatttgtaataaaaatatcaatttccgattttaaaaattttaaatcctaaattgTTCAGacgtacaaattttattattttaaacaaaaatcattgtacTTGAATCTAATTATTTATGGTTCAAAATACCAATTTAAGATaaaaaccctggcggaccgaaggaaccgaatggagcctttacaaagtacccgtaaagaccccattcggttcctttttaaaaaactcgaaaaaacagcaaaatcaacttttaaattgttgaaattcggattctacgtgaaAATTCcccatagaaggtcacggaataatcgcaatagttttttttgcaacggtaaaaagttttaaaaaatataaaaggtataacgcctgttgactgctacactttaaacgcatcacctgtaagtagcagtcagcaatttgtactttttatttatatctaaatattcaacatttatcttcaaaaaattccatttaaaattacctcaaaataaaataatgcactCCCTACGATTTCAATATTACAGTATTCTtgtattgtttaatatttataatttctttcttGTTTGAGAATTGGTGTATCAGTTCTTCTACCTATtcctaaaaagaacatttttaaaaaccataTAACTTATGAGAAAATCGGGTGTAAGGTCCGAATCCGGTGTCCCGTTCCGACCCGGTCTCCCCTATGCAAAGGTGTCAAGGTCTTGCATTTtatgcaagtttaaaaaaaagtcagggtTAAAGAATTGCAGTGAAGGAACGAAAATGGTTctatataattttcacattttatttcttttttatgaaatatgaaaAAGTAGATTCTCTTATTCCAAGAATATTTTTTCGTCTGTAAAACTTCCTTCACTTGTAtgtattgtattttatttcaaatttcttttattatttaatttgaaatattttttgctatGCCCGCCAAAATTTTCATACTAAAAAGAGGCAcctaatgtataaaaatataagtattcagAAGAATTTTTGGATCTAGGTAACTATTTGTATGATAAATTTGTATGATTTCAGAATTATGTAGATATGACCCATACCATCCAATCGATTATGGCATCAGAGAAACGGAAGTGTTGCAAAATAGCATAACCAGAGAAGGAGATCCTTCGCCTTTGCCGCCGACTTCAATATCGGCAGCTTTTTCACTTCCGACGAGTCTTTTACAACCTCCTCTTCTTGCATCGATGCCACCTTTAATACAACCAGTTATACcgcaaacattttcaaattccaGTAGTgcaggtaattatttttttttttttgttaattttaattttcaacatattttctctcttgaaaaaatgtaaagacaTTTTAATGTTTACATACATATCAAGATATCAATGTTGgcataaataataatcaaatacatgattaaaccataattcagttcacaaaatttttgtatcattttttctttttccactgattttttttttaaatttttctaagcctttgatttatttatagaaaaagtaTCGTAAATTCCAAGTCTCAAATCAAAgactaaatcaaaaaataattttttggtcctGATAGATAATATATGTAAAATGGTTCTATCTACATTTAAGTTCGCAAAAATTCAGTGAACATAGAACAAATatgttttgtaataaaatataatatttagggattgaaattatactatttctgAATATCGGAAATCCTTTAGAGATTTATAACAagatatattaaaagaaaaatatcattagAAGTTAGTTTAAGCGAATACGGTGAGTCTCAACCAACTTTAATCGAAAGATCCTTgaagttaaataatatttattggatACTGCTTTATTTTGTCATGAAAGTACTTTTCAATAGACAAAAATTTCctgatacaacttttttttcaaaattttaaacttttatttttataattgattttttcttcatttttaaatcatgTCAGCATTATTTGATTGTAACTTAAGATGAGCCGGtaattagaaaattgtttcaacattttttcggtgataaaagttttttttttaatatacaaaaaccTCTGTAGGTTATACAGTtctcatttttgaacaaaatttcataatatttttttacttagcttttaagtaaaaagaagactatcatatttaaaatcaagatattacaaaaatatgaataaaaattattttttgaaaaagcactCCTAccaagaaaatacttttttttaagttcagtAATATTATCTTTTAATAACCTTTTACATTACAGAATTATATAAACCTTTGAAgagttaatatttataatttcacaaaaaatgttgtaGAACTGTTTTGactctatattttatttttaacaatcctTGAgtaataacagttttttttattacagattatttttcttgaaaatcaaaaattttaattttgaatacaaatacttgaaaattaatttaaagatgttaattcttaataagaaaaggtgatctatattttataattgataaataacAAACTTAATCTGTTTCGAAAATTAGATTATATCAGCTTCTCTCTGATTATagcattaacaaaaataattaacgcGAGTAAGACCCTTAGCCAAAATAGTGTCAACAGCCTCGGTAGCGCAGTAGGCAGCGCGTAAGTCTCATAATCTTAAGGTCGTGAGTTCGATCCTCACCCGgggcattttttgtagaaatttccttCACTCTtagatcaaattttaataatagtataattttaattttaaactcaccAGCTAAAATTCTTACttagtaattttatatttgattaatattccattttaaatgtttattcatttttataaaaaaaataaaaggcctcattcgaaattttattaataatttctttttagaagaattaatcacattatttttttacttaaatttcttAGGTGCGTTGATGAGTCGGCATTTGATTAGCTCGGGGATAACAAATCTTCATCAAAGAAGGCCCAGAAGTGAGAAGAAACCTATTCCTGATGAACAAaaagatgataaatattttgAGAGGCGAAAACGCAACAATCAAGCAGCCAAAAAGTCGCGGGATGCTCGAAAAATTCGTGAAGATCACGTAAGATAAATACAAAATAGTATAATACCATCCCATcacaattattatgaaaaatttatttttcaacttaatttaaacattagttccaaaagatttaaatattgtattttacttGTTTTATTTGTTACTGtgtttatattgcaatttttttaaaatttgtattgtagCACATTATTCTCAATTAAacgtattttaataatatacataatattGTATATTATATACCAGaaactagggtggtccaaaaatacgACTTACAATTTTTGGTAAtcgggacccccccccccactccccttcgattaattttttcgtttttcggagaaaaaaatccatattttttttcaattagcatGGGGTTTTAAGTGGGAAACCAcgtttctcgaaaaaaaattttaaagtactttttattAACTGTTTGTGATTTGAAGTTAAAAGTGGTTTTTTGGgataaataatacatttcttaaTACGATTCCAATGACAATTTATTCATACAATATCTCCTCTGTAAATcataaatatgtattattttctGGGATAAATGACACATTTAAAGAACggtaaaaggaatatttttttgtttaagatatttggaaattgttttcttttatcaattaaatcgaactagaaaaataaatatcaataacgtaattgaaaaaatattttcaaacaatgattGTGGCTGAAAAAATACGGTATATgttctaaaataagaaaatactaaaaaataagtTACCGTTATGAACAAgaacaaataatgattttgttaataaataacaattagttAAAAAGTACTTGGaagctatttgaaaatttttgcggCGTTTTCCGGGCACAAATACGAGGAGAATAAgggagttaaaataaaaatttattagttagaaattattctttgaacATTTGAAAGGTGACtaagcaaacaaaaattgtttaaataattaccataaTGTTAACCaagaattattattcttaaaattcataaacTGTGTCATTAATCCcgtaaaataacaatttttcacgatttatagGCGAGAGAATATTGTTCAAACAGATAATAATTGCTTAACtaattgaaaagtagtttttaaataCTTCGCAAATTTTAATGTATCATATCAAAAATatgttataagaaaatttaaagaataaacttttttaacatgaatttttattttctaatcggTCAGCATTAACATGTTGACCGATTAGAAAATAAGAAAGTACGAAATTTCTTTTTCCGTAAAACGAACAAGTTTGACCTCcctaatatttaatcaaatttagatAATATTTTCATACTCTATTAAATGGGATcacaatgaaaagaaaaaatgtattttgattaaCTTTGATTAAAacctggaataattttttttacagattgcTTTAAGAGCGACAATGCTTGAACACGAGAACGCAATTCTTCGAgcacaaattgtaaatttaagaGACGAAGCACAATCTCTTCGGCATATGTTAATTAAGCAGCAAACTTCTGGATTACAATCTATCGACCGCATTAGACCAATTCCAGAAATAACACCTATAACAATTTCTCCTTCTCGACTTGTAAGTAATTAGACGATGCTCTTGCATTTGGTTTGATCAAAGCCGTGGATAGGTTTACCGGAATTTCGATACGAATGACGGGACTATATGTACCAAAAATTCGGTACGAATTGCAGGATTCTATGTTTTTATGATCATTACTTCTATCTCTGTATGTGATGAACCGAATTCTGTGCTGTAGAGCAATGGGCGAATTGAGGATTAAGCGAACAAAACATGATAATCCATTTCTTTAGATAAAATGACTTACGTATGGTTTTAACATTTTCAGggctcaaaaatatttcaagctgaTTACTTCACAATAAatatctatttcattaaaaacccGCTTAAAAAATGCGTGTACCTTtaatgtatacaaatttaaattcgtgtattttgtacACAAGCGTTCAGCATGCTATAAAAATTGCGTTAGTCCAAGCTAATAGGTTCAATAATTTGATGATAGTGGATAAACAGTAAAGTTAAATGGCATGGATTTAATATGTACTTTCTGGAAATTATAAGTTACAAAATTCAAAGTGacacaaaataatagaatatcaATTTGCAATTATAATATGTGGAGATTGGTATTATATTTcgctttttaatcttatttttcaattcatcCATTTTATTTTAACTCTTGGTTATTCCTTATCgcgttgtaaaataaaaaagcgGAAAAGCTCTTTAttgcatatttcaaaaaataaggttgaaatatttaattcagggGGGCAACGTAGGACTAAAATCTCAGTCCTAATTTTTCCTCTTTCTCAAGCTCCATGTGTTCTCTTTTGTTGTCTTTTTCAAGTCCGAATGTCCTACATTACGAAAATCAGCTCTAGTCACCCCTACTGTCTCTTATCAATGAAAATGTTGATAACTTCCATTAAacgtgaaaaaaatgataaaatatgttcaaaatgcagtatatataatatataaatgatactttaaagattgaaaattggaATTATCTTGCAAAGgatacataaatatttttcttaagtgataattatatcaaattaagtatttattcttttaacattttaaaacaaaaagattaacttgttGTGTATTAAACTCATAAACCACCTGTTCTCTGTTTGGTAATTGGTATATGTTACACATACATGTCTATACATTTTGCCAACTAATTCCGATTTTCTTTTTTGTGTTATTGTGATATGTGCATTGAGTGTACTACTCTTTTGTGCTGTGtagatttaaagtttaatttttaaacgttt carries:
- the LOC117182696 gene encoding cell death specification protein 2 — translated: MSSQAHTRALRPEDAISGTFSALHFLRNYSLLAPPTELCRYDPYHPIDYGIRETEVLQNSITREGDPSPLPPTSISAAFSLPTSLLQPPLLASMPPLIQPVIPQTFSNSSSAGALMSRHLISSGITNLHQRRPRSEKKPIPDEQKDDKYFERRKRNNQAAKKSRDARKIREDHIALRATMLEHENAILRAQIVNLRDEAQSLRHMLIKQQTSGLQSIDRIRPIPEITPITISPSRLSNGRIED